The following DNA comes from Streptomyces sp. Ag109_O5-10.
GAGGATGCGCAGCGCCTGGTCCTCGTGCCCGGCCGTGATGTCGGCGACGGAGGCGAGGGTCCGGTACGGCAGCGGGCGCGGCGTCCGGGGCAGCTCGCCGACGGCCGTGCGGACGGCACGCGAGTGCGCGGCGATGTCACCGGGCAGCGCGGACCCGTCCGCGACCTTGGCGTCCAGCTTGTCCCACTCGTCGTAGAGGCGCTGGATCTCCTGGTCGAAGGCGATCTTGAAGGACTGGTTGGGCCTGCGCCGGGCGTAGAGCCAGCGCAGGATCTGCGGCTCCATGATCTTCAGCGCGTCGGCCGGGGTGGGCACTCCGCCCCGGGAGGACGACATCTTCGCCATGCCGCTGATGCCCACGAAGGCGTACATGGGCCCGATGGGCTGCTTGCCCCCGAAGATCCCGACGATCTGCCCGCCGACCTGGAACGACGACCCCGGCGACGAATGGTCCACCCCGCTCGGCTCGAAGATCACGCCCTCGAAGGCCCACCGCATGGGCCAGTCGACCTTCCAGACCAGCTTGCCGCGGTTGAACTCGCTGAGCCGGACGGTCTCGGAGAACCCGCACTCGTCGCAGGTGTAGCTCAGCTCGGTGGTGTCGTCGTCGTACGCCGTGACGGTGGTGAGGTCCTTGCCGCAGGAGCCGCAGTACGGCTTGTACGGGAAGTACCCGGCGGAGCCGGACGAGCCGTCGTCCTCGCTCGCCGCGCCCGAGCCCTCCTCGGCCTCCAGCTCGGCCTCGTCGACGGCCTTCTGCTGGGGCTTCTTGCCGGTCTTCGGCTTGGTCCGGTACTGGGCGAGGATCGCGTCGATGTCACCGCGGTGCTTCATGGCGTGCAGGATCTGCTCGCGGTACACGCCGGAGGTGTACTGCGCGGTCTGGCTGATCCCGTCGAACTCCACGCCCAGCTCGGCCAGCGACTCGATCATCGCGGCCTTGAAGTGCTCGGCCCAGTTCGGGTACGCGGAGCCGTGCGGGGCGGGCACCGAGGTGAGCGGCTTGCCGATGTGCTCGGCCCAGGACTCGTCGACGCCGGCGATCCCGGCCGGGACCTTGCGGTAGCGGTCGTAGTCGTCCCAGGAGATCAGGTGCCGGACCTGGTGCCCGCGCCGCCGCACCTCGTCGGCGACCAGGTGCGGGGTCATGACCTCGCGGAGGTTGCCGAGGTGGATGGGCCCTGACGGCGAGAGCCCGGACGCGACGACGACGGGTTTGCCCGGGGCCCGACGCTCCGACTCCTCGATGACCTCATCCGCGAAACGGGAGACCCAGTCGGTGGTCTCGGTGCTCTGAGCCACGATCGGCACGTCCTTCTTTCTGGCACGGGACAGCCGGTACGGTCGCACGGCTGACCGCTCCATTGTCCCAGCCGAGGTCGAATCCACGAAAACGGGTTATCGGGGCGCCCCTGAGAGGCGGCGACGCCGCCGTTCGGGGGGCGCAGCCGCCGTCCCGGGGGGCGCGGGGAACTGCGCCCGGGAGGCGGCGCAGCCGCCGTCCGGGGGGCGCGGGGAACTGCGCGACCAGCCCCCACGGCGCCGCACCCGGCAGCACACCGCCGCTCCCGAGCTCGTAGCCGCGAAAACCCCTTTACCCCCCGTGAAATACTGGACCCGTCTACCAAACCCCACGAGGAGAAACGGCTCCCACCCCATGGCCCCGGTCACGCCCCTCAGCGCCTCCGTCAACCAGCAGCTCACCGACGCCCTGTCCGCCGCCCTGCCGGAGGCCACCGTCGACCCGCTGCTGCGACGCAGCGACCGGGCCGACTACCAGGCGAACGGCATCCTCGCCGCCGCCAAGAAGGCCAAGGCGAACCCGCGGGAGCTGGCGACCCAGGTCGTCTCCCACATCACCACCGGCGCGGACCTGATCCAGGACGTCGAGGTCTCCGGCCCCGGCTTCCTCAACATCACCCTCTCCGACAGGGCGATCACCGAGAACCTGGCCGCCCGGTACGCGGACGGCGACCGGCTCGGCGTGGCCGCCAAGGCCGACCCGGGCATCACGGTCATCGACTACGCCCAGCCGAACGTGGCCAAGGAGATGCACGTCGGCCACCTGCGCTCCGCGGTGATCGGCGACGCCCTGCGCGGCATGCTCGACTTCACCGGCGAGCGGACGATCGGCCGGCACCACATCGGCGACTGGGGCACCCAGTTCGGCATGCTCATCCAGTACCTGATCGAGAACCCGGACCAGCTGTCCCCGGAGACCGACACGGACGGCGAGCAGGCCATGTCGAACCTGAACCGGGTCTACAAGGCGTCCCGGGCGGTCTTCGACACGGACGAGGCGTTCAAGGAGCGGGCGCGGAAGCGGGTGGTCGCCCTGCAGTCCGGCGACAAGGAGACCCTCGACCTGTGGCAGCGGTTCGTGGACGAGTCGAAGGTCTACTTCTACTCGGTCTTCGAGAAGCTGGACATGGAGATCCGGGACGACGAGATCGTCGGCGAGTCGGCGTACAACGACGGCATGCCCGAGACCGCCCGGCTGCTGGAGGAGATGGGCGTCGCGGTCCGCTCCGAGGGCGCCCTGGTCGTCTTCTTCGACGACATCCGGGGCAAGGACGACCAGCCGGTCCCGCTGATCGTGCAGAAGGCGGACGGCGGCTTCGGCTACGCGGCCTCCGACCTGACCGCGATCCGCAACCGGGTCCGGGACCTGCACGCCACCTCGCTGCTCTACGTCGTGGACGTCCGCCAATCGCTGCACTTCAAGATGGTCTTCGAGGCGGCCCGGCGGGCGGGCTGGCTCACCGACGAGGTCACCGCGCACAACATGGGCTACGGCACGGTGCTGGGCGCGGACGGCAAGCCGTTCAAGACCCGTGAGGGCGAGACCGTCCGGCTGGAGGACCTGCTGGACGAGGCCGTGCAGCGGGCCGCCGAGGTGGTCCGGGAGAAGGCCCAGGACCTGACCGAGGACGAGATCCAGGAGCGGGCCCAGCAGGTCGGCATCGGGGCCGTGAAGTACGCGGACCTGTCGACGTCGCCGAACCGGGACTACAAGTTCGACCTGGACCAGATGGTCTCGCTGAACGGCGACACGTCCGTCTACCTCCAGTACGCGTACGCCCGGATCCGGTCGATCCTGCGCAAGGCGGGAGAGGTCCGGCCCGCCGCCCACCCGGAGCTGGAACTGCACGCGGCGGAGCGGGCGTTGGGCCTGCACGTGGACGCGTTCGGCGACACCGTCTTCGAGGCGGCGGCGGAGTACGCCCCGCACAAGCTGGCCGCGTACCTGTACCAGCTGGCGTCCCTCTACACGTCGTTCTACGACAAGTGCCCGGTCCTCAAGGCCGACACCCCGCAGCAGGTGGAGAACCGCCTCCTCCTGTGCGACATCACGGCCCGCACCCTGCACCAGGGCATGGCGCTGCTGGGCATCAGGACGCCCGAGAAGCTCTGATCCCTGGTCGGGGACGGCGTTGTCAGTGGCGCCCCTTACAGTCACTGCCATGGCGACTCTTCCCAACCCGCTGCCCAAGCTGGCAACTGACCCGAGTGGTCGGTCGCTTGGGCTTCAACTCCCGCCCGGGACACTGCTCGACGACGCGCTGGACGGCCCGTGGCACGCGCCGTTGCTGTGGTACGCCGGGCAGCCCGCCGGGCCCGGGACCTGGACCGCGCTGGGCGCGCCTGCCGCCCGTGCGGGGCTGCTGCCGGTGCTCATCGACGTGTCCGAGCTCGACGACTGGGACTTCGCCCCCGAGGAGACGTCGTACCCGGGGGACCACGACGCCGACGAGGTGCTGGAGGACTACTGGGAGGAGGACCCGCCGGAGGGCGAGGAGTGGCCGGGGCTCGCCCCCTCCGCGGCGCTGGTAGCCGATCCGGACTCGCGGGCCGCGGACGTCGCCGACGCGCTGAGCCAGGGGCGGCCCTGGCTGAAGGAGCCGCATCTGGCGCTGGTGTCCGCCCGGCGCAGCGCGGACATACCGGCGGCCATCGGCTGGAGCGGCCCGGTGAACTACGAGGAGGACGTGGCCCGGCTGTCCGCGGTGCTGCGCTCCTGGGAGGACCGGTTCGGCGTCCGGCTGGTGGCGCTCGGCTTCGACCACCTCGCGCTGTCCGTCGCCGCCCCGCCCGCCGACCTCGACGAGGCGGAGGCGGTCGCCGCCGAGCACTTCGCCTTCTGCCCGTACGCCGTGCTGCCCGGCGAGGACGACACCCTCTCGTCGTACGCCGAGCGGCTGGTCGGCGAGCGGCTGTGGCACTTCTGGTGGGACTGAGCCCCGGCCCCGGCTAGCTGCCCAGGCCCTTGGCCAGCCTCCGCAGCCCTTCCGCGATCTGCTCCGGCGTCTGCGTCACGAAGCACAGCCGCAGCGTCGAGCGGTCGGGGTCGGCGGCGTAGAAGGGCTCGCCGGGGACGTAGGCCACGTTCTGCTCCACCACCTGGCGGAGCAGCGCGGTGGTGTCGTACGACGACGGGAGCCTGGCCCAGAGGAACATGCCGCCCTCGGGCCGGTCCCAGGTGGAGCCGGCCGGGAGGGCGTCGGCGAGGCCGGCGAGCATGGCGTCCCGGCGTTCGCCGTACACCGCGCGCACCTTGGCGACGTGGGTGTCGAGCACGTCCAGGTAGCGGGCGGCGGCGAGTTGGTTGAGGGTCGGGGTGTGCAGGTCGGCCGCCTGTTTGGCCACCGCGCAGGCGCGGCGCAGGGTGCCGGGGGCGCGGAGCCAGCCGAGCCGCAGGCCGGGGGCCATGACCTTGGAGAAGGAGCCGAGCAGGACCGTCCGGTCCTCGGCGCCGGGGAAGGACGCGATCCAGGGGATGTGGTCGCCGTCGTAGCGCAGTTCGCCGTAGGGGTCGTCCTCTATGATCCACAGGCCGTGCCGGGCGGCGGTCGTGGCCAGGGCGGCGCGGCGGGCTGCGGGCACGGTGCGGCCGGTGGGGTTCTGGAAGGTCGGGACGAGGTAGAGGAGTTTGGGCCGTTCGGCGCGGATGAGCTCCTCCAGGGCGGCCGGGTCGACGCCGTCCGCGTCCCCGGGCACCGGCAGTACGCGTGCGCCGGCCAGTCCGAACACCTGAAGTGCCGCCAGGTAACAGGGGCTTTCGACGAGGATCGTGTCGCCGGGGTCGATCAGGGCGCTCGCGAGGAGGGAGAGCGCCTGCTGGGAGCCGGTGGTGACGAGGAGGTCGTCGGCCTCGGTGGACAGGCCCCGCGCGGAGATGCGTGCCGCGAGCCGCTGCCGCAGCGCCGGTTCGCCCTCGGTCGTCGAGTACTGCAGGGCCCGCTCCGGCACCTCCCCGAGGACCGTGTGGAAGGCGGCGGCGATGCCCTCCCGGTCGAAGAGTTCGGGGGCCGGGAGCCCGCCCGCGAAGTTGATCACCTCGGGCCGGGCGGTGACCGCGAGGATCTCCCGCACGGGTGACCCGCCGACGGTCCGGGACCGGGCGGCGAGCGGCGGCAGTTGGGCAGAGCCAGCCGCGGGGGCAGGGGTGACGGTCATGGACGGCTCCTCCGGCTGATCCTCGTCTTGGCTGGAGCGTAGAGAGGTACGTGCCGTCTACACCGGTGATTCCGCGATGCGGACGAGCGGCGCGGGAT
Coding sequences within:
- the lysS gene encoding lysine--tRNA ligase yields the protein MPIVAQSTETTDWVSRFADEVIEESERRAPGKPVVVASGLSPSGPIHLGNLREVMTPHLVADEVRRRGHQVRHLISWDDYDRYRKVPAGIAGVDESWAEHIGKPLTSVPAPHGSAYPNWAEHFKAAMIESLAELGVEFDGISQTAQYTSGVYREQILHAMKHRGDIDAILAQYRTKPKTGKKPQQKAVDEAELEAEEGSGAASEDDGSSGSAGYFPYKPYCGSCGKDLTTVTAYDDDTTELSYTCDECGFSETVRLSEFNRGKLVWKVDWPMRWAFEGVIFEPSGVDHSSPGSSFQVGGQIVGIFGGKQPIGPMYAFVGISGMAKMSSSRGGVPTPADALKIMEPQILRWLYARRRPNQSFKIAFDQEIQRLYDEWDKLDAKVADGSALPGDIAAHSRAVRTAVGELPRTPRPLPYRTLASVADITAGHEDQALRILSELDPANPLGSVDEARPRYDKAEAWINTQVPADQRTIVRDEPDAELLKSLDEASQQSVRLLLDGLADHWSLDGLTHLVYGVPKVQAGFSADATPKELPPEIKTAQRTFFALLYHLLVGRDTGPRLPTLLLAVGQDRVRALLGA
- the argS gene encoding arginine--tRNA ligase, producing the protein MAPVTPLSASVNQQLTDALSAALPEATVDPLLRRSDRADYQANGILAAAKKAKANPRELATQVVSHITTGADLIQDVEVSGPGFLNITLSDRAITENLAARYADGDRLGVAAKADPGITVIDYAQPNVAKEMHVGHLRSAVIGDALRGMLDFTGERTIGRHHIGDWGTQFGMLIQYLIENPDQLSPETDTDGEQAMSNLNRVYKASRAVFDTDEAFKERARKRVVALQSGDKETLDLWQRFVDESKVYFYSVFEKLDMEIRDDEIVGESAYNDGMPETARLLEEMGVAVRSEGALVVFFDDIRGKDDQPVPLIVQKADGGFGYAASDLTAIRNRVRDLHATSLLYVVDVRQSLHFKMVFEAARRAGWLTDEVTAHNMGYGTVLGADGKPFKTREGETVRLEDLLDEAVQRAAEVVREKAQDLTEDEIQERAQQVGIGAVKYADLSTSPNRDYKFDLDQMVSLNGDTSVYLQYAYARIRSILRKAGEVRPAAHPELELHAAERALGLHVDAFGDTVFEAAAEYAPHKLAAYLYQLASLYTSFYDKCPVLKADTPQQVENRLLLCDITARTLHQGMALLGIRTPEKL
- a CDS encoding DUF4253 domain-containing protein, with the protein product MATLPNPLPKLATDPSGRSLGLQLPPGTLLDDALDGPWHAPLLWYAGQPAGPGTWTALGAPAARAGLLPVLIDVSELDDWDFAPEETSYPGDHDADEVLEDYWEEDPPEGEEWPGLAPSAALVADPDSRAADVADALSQGRPWLKEPHLALVSARRSADIPAAIGWSGPVNYEEDVARLSAVLRSWEDRFGVRLVALGFDHLALSVAAPPADLDEAEAVAAEHFAFCPYAVLPGEDDTLSSYAERLVGERLWHFWWD
- a CDS encoding PLP-dependent aminotransferase family protein, producing the protein MTVTPAPAAGSAQLPPLAARSRTVGGSPVREILAVTARPEVINFAGGLPAPELFDREGIAAAFHTVLGEVPERALQYSTTEGEPALRQRLAARISARGLSTEADDLLVTTGSQQALSLLASALIDPGDTILVESPCYLAALQVFGLAGARVLPVPGDADGVDPAALEELIRAERPKLLYLVPTFQNPTGRTVPAARRAALATTAARHGLWIIEDDPYGELRYDGDHIPWIASFPGAEDRTVLLGSFSKVMAPGLRLGWLRAPGTLRRACAVAKQAADLHTPTLNQLAAARYLDVLDTHVAKVRAVYGERRDAMLAGLADALPAGSTWDRPEGGMFLWARLPSSYDTTALLRQVVEQNVAYVPGEPFYAADPDRSTLRLCFVTQTPEQIAEGLRRLAKGLGS